In Niallia sp. FSL W8-0635, one genomic interval encodes:
- the uvrB gene encoding excinuclease ABC subunit UvrB has translation MSHDFELVSKYTPQGDQPEAIKKLISGIKAGEKIQTLLGATGTGKTFTVSNVIKEVKKPTLIIAHNKTLAGQLYSEFKEFFPNNAVEYFVSYYDYYQPEAYVPHTDTFIEKDASINDEIDKLRHSATSSLFERDDVIIIASVSCIYGLGSPEEYREMVVSLRTGMELERNQLLRKLVDIQYDRNDIDFKRGTFRVRGDVVEIFPASRDEHCIRVEFFGDEIDRIREVDALTGEILGERNHIAIFPASHFVTREEKMKIAIENIEKELEEQLEKLRENNKLLEAQRLEQRSRYDLEMMREMGFCSGIENYSRHLTLRPPGSTPYTLLDYFPKDFLLVIDESHVTLPQIRGMYNGDQARKNVLVEHGFRLPSALDNRPLTFGEFEKHINQMICVSATPGPYEIEHTPVMIEQIIRPTGLLDPTIDIRPIEGQIDDLIAEIHERIKRNERVLVTTLTKKMSEDLTDYLKEIGIKVQYLHSEVKTLERIEIIRELRLGKYDVLVGINLLREGLDIPEVSLVTILDADKEGFLRSERSLIQTIGRAARNSNGHVIMYADKMTHSMEVAISETKRRREIQEKYNEEHGITPQTIQKGIRDSIRATQAAEEPEEYATSVKLDKLTKKEKEAMIAQMENEMKEAAKALNFERAAELRDLLLELKAEG, from the coding sequence GTGAGTCATGATTTTGAGTTAGTTTCAAAGTATACGCCTCAAGGAGATCAGCCAGAAGCAATAAAAAAACTAATATCAGGAATTAAAGCAGGGGAAAAAATTCAAACCTTGCTGGGGGCAACTGGTACAGGTAAAACCTTTACAGTAAGCAATGTTATTAAAGAAGTGAAAAAACCAACCTTAATCATTGCTCATAATAAAACATTAGCAGGTCAACTATATAGTGAGTTTAAAGAATTTTTTCCTAATAATGCAGTGGAGTATTTTGTAAGTTATTATGATTACTACCAACCAGAAGCGTATGTCCCACACACGGATACGTTTATTGAAAAGGATGCTAGCATCAATGATGAAATAGATAAACTCCGCCATTCGGCAACATCCTCTTTATTTGAAAGGGATGATGTGATAATTATTGCCAGTGTTTCCTGCATTTATGGATTAGGTTCTCCAGAAGAGTATCGAGAAATGGTTGTTTCATTAAGAACGGGTATGGAATTAGAAAGAAATCAACTACTTCGTAAACTTGTTGATATCCAATATGATCGAAATGATATTGATTTTAAACGAGGAACTTTCCGTGTACGTGGAGATGTGGTAGAAATTTTTCCGGCTTCTCGTGATGAGCACTGTATCAGAGTAGAGTTTTTTGGAGATGAAATTGATCGAATTCGTGAAGTGGATGCCTTAACTGGTGAAATATTAGGAGAAAGAAATCATATTGCTATTTTTCCAGCATCTCACTTCGTAACAAGAGAAGAAAAAATGAAAATAGCGATTGAGAACATTGAAAAGGAATTAGAAGAACAATTAGAAAAACTACGAGAAAATAATAAATTGTTAGAGGCTCAACGTCTAGAACAGCGCTCACGCTATGATCTTGAGATGATGAGAGAGATGGGTTTCTGTTCGGGAATTGAAAATTACTCAAGACATTTAACATTAAGACCTCCTGGATCTACACCTTACACTTTATTAGATTATTTTCCAAAAGACTTTCTTCTTGTCATTGACGAATCTCATGTTACATTGCCGCAAATCAGAGGAATGTATAATGGGGATCAGGCAAGGAAAAATGTGCTAGTAGAGCATGGTTTTCGCTTACCGTCAGCACTTGATAACCGTCCATTAACTTTCGGAGAATTTGAAAAGCATATTAATCAAATGATTTGTGTTTCCGCAACACCTGGTCCGTATGAAATCGAGCATACGCCAGTTATGATTGAACAAATCATTCGCCCAACTGGATTACTTGATCCGACCATTGATATTCGTCCGATTGAAGGACAAATCGATGACCTAATTGCTGAGATACATGAACGAATCAAACGAAATGAACGGGTATTGGTGACGACATTGACGAAAAAAATGTCAGAGGATTTAACGGATTATCTGAAGGAAATTGGAATTAAAGTTCAATATTTGCATTCCGAAGTAAAAACATTAGAACGGATTGAAATCATTCGAGAATTACGTCTTGGTAAATATGATGTTCTAGTAGGAATTAACCTATTGCGGGAAGGATTGGATATTCCAGAAGTATCATTAGTCACTATTTTGGATGCGGATAAGGAAGGATTCCTACGTTCGGAACGCTCTTTAATTCAAACAATCGGACGTGCAGCGAGAAATTCAAATGGGCATGTCATTATGTATGCAGATAAGATGACTCATTCGATGGAAGTGGCAATAAGTGAAACGAAAAGACGTAGAGAAATCCAAGAGAAATACAATGAAGAACATGGGATTACGCCCCAAACAATTCAAAAGGGTATTCGAGATTCTATTCGTGCTACACAAGCAGCAGAAGAACCAGAAGAATATGCAACATCTGTTAAACTTGATAAATTGACGAAAAAGGAAAAAGAGGCAATGATTGCCCAAATGGAGAACGAAATGAAGGAAGCAGCAAAAGCTCTGAATTTCGAAAGAGCAGCAGAGCTTCGCGATTTATTGCTTGAATTAAAGGCAGAGGGGTGA
- a CDS encoding CsbA family protein yields the protein MGKYLAALFFPCLLVILFSRATYYPIIGLVLTVALIAASVYKGYTDTFILIVVDAFSMTIGFMISRKWKEKVANK from the coding sequence ATGGGGAAGTATCTAGCTGCACTATTTTTTCCGTGCTTATTAGTAATTCTCTTTTCAAGAGCAACATATTATCCAATTATTGGTTTGGTTTTAACTGTCGCCTTAATTGCTGCATCTGTTTATAAAGGATACACAGACACGTTTATATTAATTGTTGTAGATGCTTTTTCCATGACAATTGGATTTATGATTAGCAGGAAATGGAAAGAGAAAGTAGCGAATAAATAA
- a CDS encoding STAS domain-containing protein: protein MEQCMKSLYTYLNDHLVDMREEWLKILENSSSNFYSIDKSTANLEELVTAHQILIENVIKVFIEDEAEYSANISKWAVKVAEKRAKDLVPILESIEQLNVVKGILSSYVEKFSEESTDHLTISTLFEWIRLIHYAFDLFVNIFISSYDEYKFQQLTAQQETIYELSSPVIPITKGIGVLPLIGDIDTKRAQLIMENTLKECNEKRFNHLFIDLSGVPLIDTMVAHQIFQVIHALRLIGVKGYLSGLRPEVAQTAIQLGVDFSQIPMFNNLASALESFGLMVNEVKYV, encoded by the coding sequence TTGGAACAATGTATGAAAAGTCTATATACCTATTTAAATGATCATCTTGTAGACATGCGTGAGGAATGGTTAAAAATATTAGAAAATAGTTCATCTAATTTTTATTCCATCGATAAATCAACAGCTAATTTGGAAGAACTAGTTACAGCTCACCAAATTCTTATAGAAAATGTAATTAAGGTTTTTATTGAGGACGAAGCAGAGTATTCAGCAAATATTTCTAAATGGGCTGTTAAAGTTGCGGAAAAGCGTGCGAAAGACTTGGTACCTATTTTGGAATCCATCGAACAGCTTAATGTCGTTAAAGGAATTCTTTCATCCTATGTAGAAAAGTTTTCTGAAGAATCTACTGATCATTTAACGATATCTACTTTGTTTGAATGGATACGATTGATCCATTATGCATTCGATTTATTTGTAAATATATTTATTAGCTCTTACGATGAATATAAATTTCAGCAATTAACAGCACAGCAAGAAACAATTTATGAATTAAGCAGTCCAGTTATACCAATTACAAAGGGGATTGGTGTTCTCCCGCTAATTGGAGATATTGATACGAAGAGAGCTCAATTAATCATGGAAAATACTTTGAAGGAATGCAATGAAAAACGATTTAATCATTTATTTATTGATTTATCAGGGGTTCCACTTATCGATACAATGGTGGCGCATCAAATTTTTCAGGTTATTCATGCACTACGATTAATTGGTGTAAAAGGGTATCTTTCAGGGTTAAGACCAGAGGTAGCGCAAACTGCTATTCAACTAGGTGTGGATTTTAGCCAAATTCCAATGTTCAATAATTTAGCAAGTGCTCTTGAAAGTTTTGGGTTAATGGTTAATGAAGTGAAATATGTTTAA
- a CDS encoding HD-GYP domain-containing protein, whose product MEKVTTDIIGYRIKEDVYSNSIEGLFLLKKGSTLTKKHVELLTKHQINPFDVISSTEDTPPSSINNTFTNLIDEVKETFHFIIEQENYNVDRFLHNYEKAIDFSLQELAILDIIHTEVPPKDYIYQHSINVGIISAIIGKILGLSRQECHLLSQMGLFHDIGMLKINPALLQAQDRLTQKEYKEIQKHTTYGKSILFQVSQLDILISRTALLHHEKINGKGYPSRRTEKDIPFLIQIVSVADKFNSMCTTHTYKEKKTYFEAINELVNEAYGNALNPAIVIPFTNFIMGKQLFQKVTLSNNETAEIIFIHQNEPHLPLVRLKDSYIDLRKASLKITGVAT is encoded by the coding sequence ATGGAAAAAGTTACTACAGATATTATTGGATATCGTATAAAAGAAGATGTTTATTCTAACTCCATTGAAGGTTTATTTCTACTTAAAAAGGGCTCTACTCTTACAAAAAAGCATGTAGAATTACTTACTAAACATCAGATAAATCCATTTGATGTAATTAGCTCTACAGAAGACACCCCTCCTTCCTCCATAAATAATACGTTTACTAATTTAATAGATGAAGTGAAAGAAACCTTCCACTTTATCATAGAACAAGAAAATTACAATGTTGATAGATTTCTACATAACTATGAAAAAGCAATTGATTTTTCCCTTCAAGAATTAGCAATTTTAGATATTATTCACACAGAAGTTCCACCAAAGGATTATATATATCAACATAGCATTAATGTAGGCATCATTTCAGCAATCATTGGGAAGATTTTAGGATTATCTAGACAGGAATGCCATCTACTAAGTCAGATGGGTCTATTCCATGATATCGGCATGCTAAAAATTAATCCAGCCCTCTTACAAGCACAAGATCGCTTAACACAAAAAGAATATAAGGAAATCCAAAAACATACGACTTATGGAAAAAGCATTTTATTTCAAGTTTCGCAATTGGACATATTAATATCACGAACTGCCCTATTGCATCATGAAAAAATAAATGGAAAAGGCTACCCCTCTCGTCGAACAGAAAAGGATATTCCTTTCCTGATTCAAATTGTTTCGGTAGCAGACAAGTTTAATAGCATGTGTACTACACATACCTATAAAGAAAAGAAAACATACTTTGAAGCTATTAATGAATTGGTGAATGAAGCATATGGAAATGCACTAAATCCTGCTATTGTCATACCATTTACTAATTTTATTATGGGAAAGCAACTCTTTCAAAAGGTCACCTTATCAAATAATGAGACAGCAGAAATCATTTTTATCCATCAAAATGAACCACATCTTCCTCTTGTCCGTCTAAAGGATTCCTATATTGATTTACGTAAAGCATCCTTAAAAATTACTGGTGTAGCAACCTAA